A window from Desulfomicrobium escambiense DSM 10707 encodes these proteins:
- a CDS encoding sigma-54-dependent transcriptional regulator, producing the protein MNNILIIDADRDLGQDLMTELSKRSLHAAYSVNLSKGLAMLHVGDFRLVLLGEESGDRNTLEYLSTLREIPSRPEIIVLSSSRDPDAAEAAIRGGAWNFMPKPVNMPRLMVLVERALEYHRERPAKSAPVSLRREGIIGNSRLLNSCLDIVAEAAASDVSVLITGETGTGKELFARAIHANSGRAGKPFVVVDCAALPDTLVESMLFGHERGAFTSAESRSVGLIRQADGGTLFLDEVGELPLSVQKVFLRVLEGRSFRPVGGAQEVTSNFRLVAATNRDLEAMVRSETFRRDLYYRLRGIRLELSPLRDLLDDMNDLVCHFIRRACQRQGIDNKGSSPDFLDTLMQYTWPGNIRELSNAIDQAVLRAGSEPILYPQHLSRNIRASVARLQVADLPPLEERTPPMTSPDDFPDLRTYREKHLAELETWYLKNLMLISKGQIAVACRLSGLSRPRLYALLKERGVGR; encoded by the coding sequence ATGAACAACATCCTCATCATCGACGCGGACAGGGATCTGGGCCAGGATCTGATGACCGAACTCTCCAAACGGAGCCTGCACGCCGCCTACAGCGTAAACCTTTCCAAAGGGTTGGCCATGCTCCATGTGGGTGATTTCCGGCTGGTCCTGCTGGGCGAGGAATCCGGGGACAGGAACACCCTGGAGTACCTGTCCACGCTGCGCGAGATTCCGTCGCGCCCGGAGATCATCGTCCTGTCCAGCAGCCGCGACCCGGACGCCGCCGAAGCCGCCATCCGCGGCGGCGCGTGGAACTTCATGCCCAAGCCCGTCAACATGCCGCGCCTCATGGTCCTCGTGGAGCGGGCCCTGGAGTACCACCGCGAACGGCCGGCCAAGAGCGCCCCTGTCTCCCTGCGCCGGGAGGGCATCATCGGCAACAGCCGGCTTCTAAACTCCTGCCTGGACATCGTGGCCGAAGCCGCGGCCTCGGACGTCAGCGTGCTCATCACCGGCGAGACGGGCACGGGCAAGGAGCTCTTCGCCCGGGCCATCCACGCCAACAGCGGCCGGGCAGGGAAGCCCTTCGTCGTCGTCGACTGCGCCGCGCTGCCCGACACGCTGGTGGAGAGCATGCTCTTCGGCCATGAGCGCGGCGCCTTCACCAGCGCCGAAAGCCGCTCCGTGGGCCTGATCAGGCAGGCGGACGGCGGCACCTTGTTCCTCGACGAGGTCGGCGAACTGCCCCTTTCGGTGCAGAAGGTCTTCCTGCGCGTGCTCGAAGGCCGCAGCTTCCGGCCCGTAGGCGGAGCGCAGGAGGTGACCAGCAATTTCAGGCTGGTCGCAGCCACCAACCGCGATTTGGAAGCCATGGTCCGCTCCGAGACGTTCCGCCGCGACCTCTACTACCGGCTGCGCGGCATCCGTCTGGAGCTCTCCCCCCTGCGCGACCTGCTGGACGACATGAACGACCTCGTCTGCCACTTCATCCGCCGTGCCTGCCAGCGCCAGGGCATCGACAACAAGGGTTCGTCCCCGGATTTCCTGGACACCCTCATGCAGTACACATGGCCGGGCAACATTCGCGAATTGTCCAACGCCATCGACCAGGCCGTGCTGCGAGCAGGCAGCGAACCCATCCTCTACCCCCAGCACCTGTCGCGGAACATCCGCGCCAGCGTCGCCCGGCTGCAGGTCGCCGACCTCCCGCCTCTGGAGGAGAGAACCCCGCCCATGACCAGCCCGGACGACTTCCCCGACCTGCGCACCTACCGCGAAAAGCACCTGGCCGAGCTGGAGACGTGGTATCTCAAGAACCTCATGCTCATCAGCAAGGGCCAGATCGCCGTCGCCTGCCGGCTGTCCGGCCTGTCCCGGCCGCGGCTCTACGCATTGCTCAAGGAACGGGGCGTGGGGCGGTGA
- a CDS encoding transposase: MKRKWDARTKARIVLQGLMGGCVNEICRSHELRPGLYYKWRNHFLDNCHIVFEEQPRPPSQSDLAVENEKLKRLVGELTLELNNGGSHR; the protein is encoded by the coding sequence ATGAAACGCAAGTGGGACGCAAGGACCAAGGCGCGGATCGTGCTCCAAGGACTCATGGGCGGCTGCGTGAACGAAATCTGCCGCTCCCATGAGCTGCGGCCGGGGTTGTACTACAAGTGGCGCAACCATTTTTTGGATAACTGCCACATCGTGTTCGAGGAGCAGCCGCGTCCGCCGAGCCAGTCGGATCTTGCCGTGGAGAACGAGAAACTCAAGCGGCTGGTGGGCGAGTTGACCCTGGAACTGAACAACGGCGGAAGCCACAGGTGA
- a CDS encoding CoB--CoM heterodisulfide reductase iron-sulfur subunit A family protein, giving the protein MARKIGVYVCHCGSNIAGRVDCPEVARFAGGLKNVAVARDYQFMCSDPGQDMIIRDIREHGLDRVVVASCSPRLHEKTFQKACARAGLNPYLMQHCCIREHCSWVTPDKGEATLKAKHIVEAAVLRVGRHQELHSREVEVLPDVMVVGAGIAGIQAALDIAKSGHRVILVEKSPSIGGHMAQFDKTFPTLDCAACISTPKMVAVAQEPNIELLTWTEVEDVSGFVGNYTVTVRRKARYVHEDICTGCGACLEKCPTKVVSEFEEGLSHRRAIYRNSPQAVPSTPVIDRDHCKMLTKGKCGACQKTCPTGAIDFTMQDRREVYHVGSVVLATGYDTMDPTPMREYGFGRFPEVYTALQFERLNNAVGPTGGKILMKNGELPKSVAIIHCVGSRDRNYHEYCSRTCCMYALKYDHLIKDKVGHGCEVYNFYIDMRCFGKGYEEFYRRVQEEGVTFVRGRPSEVVQENGRLVVVGEDTLLGSHVRVPVDMVVLCTAMEARPDSTDVARIFGIAQGRDGFFLEEHPKLGPVSTASDGIYLAGTCQGPKDIPDAVAHAAGGAAQALALAARGVVSISPTTSWINPDICVGCKVCIGLCPYSAIEFDERRHIAVINEAMCKGCGSCAGYCPSGAAQVKHFRQTQVFNEIDGMLDPLPDLLMPAADVSATTTHAPA; this is encoded by the coding sequence ATGGCCAGAAAGATCGGAGTGTACGTCTGTCATTGCGGGTCGAACATCGCGGGCCGGGTCGATTGTCCGGAGGTGGCCCGGTTCGCCGGGGGCCTGAAGAACGTGGCCGTCGCGCGCGACTACCAGTTCATGTGTTCTGACCCCGGGCAGGACATGATCATCCGGGATATCCGCGAGCACGGGCTGGACCGGGTGGTGGTCGCCTCCTGTTCGCCCCGCCTGCATGAAAAGACATTTCAGAAGGCCTGCGCCCGGGCCGGCCTCAACCCCTACCTCATGCAGCACTGCTGCATCCGTGAGCACTGCTCCTGGGTGACCCCCGACAAGGGCGAGGCCACCCTAAAGGCCAAGCACATCGTCGAGGCAGCGGTCCTTCGCGTCGGGCGGCACCAGGAGCTGCACTCCCGCGAGGTCGAGGTCCTGCCCGACGTCATGGTCGTGGGCGCGGGCATTGCCGGCATCCAGGCGGCCCTCGACATCGCCAAGTCCGGGCACCGCGTCATCCTGGTCGAGAAATCACCCTCCATCGGCGGCCACATGGCCCAGTTCGACAAGACCTTCCCGACCCTGGACTGCGCCGCCTGCATCTCCACGCCGAAGATGGTCGCCGTGGCCCAGGAGCCGAACATCGAGCTGCTGACCTGGACCGAGGTCGAGGACGTCTCGGGCTTCGTCGGCAACTACACCGTCACCGTCCGCCGCAAGGCCCGCTACGTCCACGAGGACATCTGCACGGGCTGCGGCGCCTGTCTCGAAAAGTGCCCGACCAAGGTCGTCAGCGAGTTCGAGGAGGGCCTGAGCCACCGCCGGGCCATCTACCGCAATTCACCCCAGGCCGTGCCGAGCACGCCCGTCATCGACCGGGACCACTGCAAGATGCTCACCAAGGGCAAGTGCGGCGCGTGCCAGAAGACCTGCCCCACGGGCGCCATCGACTTCACCATGCAGGACCGCCGGGAGGTCTACCACGTCGGCAGCGTGGTCCTGGCCACGGGCTACGACACCATGGACCCGACCCCCATGCGCGAGTACGGCTTCGGGCGTTTCCCCGAGGTCTACACGGCCCTGCAGTTCGAGCGCCTGAACAACGCCGTGGGCCCCACCGGCGGCAAGATTCTGATGAAGAACGGCGAGTTGCCCAAGAGCGTGGCCATCATCCACTGCGTCGGCAGCCGCGACAGGAACTACCACGAGTACTGCTCCCGGACCTGCTGCATGTACGCCCTCAAATACGACCACCTCATCAAGGATAAGGTCGGGCATGGGTGTGAAGTCTATAACTTCTACATCGACATGCGCTGTTTCGGCAAAGGGTATGAAGAATTCTATCGTCGCGTGCAGGAGGAGGGCGTGACCTTCGTGCGCGGCAGACCGTCGGAGGTGGTCCAGGAGAACGGCCGCCTCGTGGTCGTGGGCGAGGACACCCTGCTCGGCAGCCACGTGCGCGTGCCCGTGGACATGGTGGTGCTGTGCACGGCCATGGAGGCCCGTCCCGACAGCACGGACGTGGCCCGCATCTTCGGCATCGCCCAGGGGCGCGACGGGTTCTTCCTGGAAGAGCACCCCAAGCTTGGCCCCGTGTCCACTGCTTCGGACGGCATCTATCTGGCCGGGACCTGCCAGGGGCCCAAGGACATTCCCGACGCCGTGGCCCACGCGGCAGGCGGCGCGGCCCAGGCCCTGGCCCTGGCCGCGCGCGGGGTGGTGTCCATCTCCCCGACCACTTCGTGGATCAACCCCGACATCTGCGTCGGCTGCAAGGTCTGCATCGGCCTGTGCCCATACTCGGCCATCGAGTTCGACGAGCGGCGGCACATCGCCGTCATCAACGAGGCCATGTGCAAGGGCTGCGGCAGCTGCGCCGGGTACTGCCCGAGCGGGGCGGCCCAGGTGAAGCACTTCCGCCAGACCCAGGTTTTCAACGAAATCGACGGAATGCTCGACCCGCTGCCGGACCTGCTGATGCCGGCCGCGGACGTCTCCGCAACCACGACCCATGCCCCGGCGTGA
- a CDS encoding hydrogenase iron-sulfur subunit has product MNQDFEPAILAFVCNWCTYTAADLAGTSRMSQQPNVRLVRMMCTGMVDPKYVIKSLLSGADGVLISGCHPGDCHYQNGNYKARRRVRLLNEILSQFGIDRRRVRLTWVGASEGQEFAATVNNFINDLRELGPLDTRGLAAL; this is encoded by the coding sequence ATGAACCAGGATTTTGAGCCCGCCATTCTGGCCTTTGTCTGCAACTGGTGCACCTACACGGCCGCCGACCTGGCCGGGACCTCGCGCATGAGCCAGCAGCCCAACGTGCGGCTGGTGCGCATGATGTGCACGGGCATGGTCGACCCCAAGTACGTCATCAAGTCGCTGCTCTCGGGGGCCGACGGGGTGCTCATCAGCGGATGCCACCCCGGCGACTGCCACTACCAGAACGGCAACTACAAGGCCCGCCGCAGGGTCAGGCTCTTGAACGAGATCCTGTCCCAGTTCGGCATAGACCGCCGCCGCGTGCGCCTGACCTGGGTCGGGGCCAGCGAGGGGCAGGAGTTCGCCGCCACCGTGAACAATTTCATCAACGACCTTCGGGAACTCGGGCCGCTCGACACGCGCGGACTGGCCGCCCTGTAG
- a CDS encoding 4Fe-4S dicluster domain-containing protein — translation MATTAKIQIDGQGPVVALQGFFRRLLEDESLSGVMLPVHLFKHGMPMPTLVTKPEQLDRADPLAPAFPMNSAKLVSRLTRGTTGERIAVVMRPCEIRAFIELVKLNQGSLEEVILIGMDCPGAFDNAHYKSFLGEADGPAATVEFHKSLGNGGLRDGLELAPACKVCEYPSPHGADMVIGLHGVDLGQTIPVMATSARGEALLGAMGLPAAEPDDRREKALAALTAARIQARDAMMAQVSGRTATLEQLAEYLSGCVNCYNCRVACPVCYCKECVFNTDVFEHKPWQYLGWAKRKGSLKLPTDTVFYHLTRMAHMSTACIGCGQCSNACPNGVEVVELFRTVAARTQAGFDYLPGLSLDQAPPLTVFKEDEFQDTVSHLA, via the coding sequence ATGGCCACCACGGCAAAGATACAGATTGACGGTCAGGGGCCGGTCGTCGCCCTGCAGGGATTTTTCAGACGCTTGCTGGAGGACGAATCCCTCTCGGGCGTGATGCTGCCGGTCCATCTCTTCAAGCACGGCATGCCCATGCCGACCCTGGTCACCAAGCCCGAGCAGCTCGACCGGGCCGACCCGCTGGCGCCGGCCTTTCCCATGAACAGCGCCAAGCTCGTCTCGCGCCTGACCAGAGGGACGACGGGCGAGCGCATCGCCGTGGTCATGCGGCCGTGCGAGATCAGGGCCTTCATCGAGCTGGTCAAGCTCAACCAGGGCTCCCTGGAGGAGGTCATCCTGATCGGCATGGACTGCCCCGGCGCCTTCGACAACGCCCATTACAAGAGCTTCCTGGGCGAGGCCGACGGACCGGCCGCCACGGTCGAGTTCCACAAGTCCCTCGGCAACGGCGGCCTGCGCGACGGGCTGGAGCTGGCTCCGGCCTGCAAGGTCTGCGAATACCCGTCGCCTCACGGCGCGGACATGGTCATCGGCCTGCACGGCGTCGATCTGGGCCAGACCATCCCGGTCATGGCCACCAGCGCCCGCGGCGAGGCCCTGCTTGGGGCCATGGGGCTGCCCGCGGCAGAGCCCGACGACCGGCGCGAAAAGGCCCTGGCCGCCCTGACCGCGGCCCGCATCCAGGCCCGCGACGCCATGATGGCGCAGGTCAGCGGTCGCACGGCCACGCTCGAACAGCTGGCCGAGTACCTCTCGGGCTGCGTCAACTGCTACAACTGCCGAGTGGCCTGCCCGGTCTGCTACTGCAAGGAGTGCGTCTTCAATACCGACGTCTTCGAGCACAAGCCCTGGCAGTATCTGGGCTGGGCCAAGCGCAAGGGGAGCCTGAAGCTCCCTACGGACACGGTCTTCTACCACCTGACGCGCATGGCGCACATGAGCACTGCCTGCATCGGCTGCGGCCAGTGCTCCAACGCCTGCCCCAACGGGGTGGAGGTGGTGGAGCTCTTCCGCACGGTGGCCGCGCGCACCCAGGCTGGCTTCGACTACCTGCCGGGTCTGAGCCTGGACCAGGCTCCGCCGCTCACGGTGTTCAAGGAAGACGAATTTCAGGACACGGTCTCGCACCTGGCTTGA
- a CDS encoding 4Fe-4S binding protein — MRKQYGALVVGAGIGGIRAALDLAVMGHKVALIDKRPSHGGILTQLDYQFPSDHCGMCRMLPLMNRDSASQFCLRKGLFHENIDLMLNTELASLEGEPGKFFVTLNRRSPLINPNKCVSCGKCSEVCPVKVPSEFNAGLTKRSAVYLPVPHAIPNHYVLDLDNCIRCWKCHEACPTGAIDLKLDERARFNILVADADEQTRTLIRESLDHLHFPVLEAAGGQEALDLLEGGAGVGYLLVGLNLEGVDAQRVMARARELRPGLPVAVLAEEGQEEQAADLVRRGARDTLVKPLKVKTFVPWLDKHYMRIVSDTTEDLQVSAVVLAGGFECYHPNMDPNGGRDVWGYGHPAVLTAVEFERLMSGTGPTGGKLLRPGDGKPVRSIAWIQCVGSRDVKKNADFCSSVCCMFSMKEAMLAKKATGGEVEATIFYMDMRTFGKGWDEYRQRAADNGVRFVRSRPHSVLPAADGGVVLECFHEDGTRSSEPFDMAVLAVGARPPAGMDAFAAAAGIELNDWGFCQTQPYAPERTSRVGVFSAGAFGEPKDISEAVMQAGAASEAAARIIKIYDVLGPAPPAPEPDYPDVSREPVRTMVAVCTSCPTLGKSVDLQALTDTVARVHSVRDVVHVRQACTEEGWKQIREAAASGRPNRILLGACMPYAYIPRLRELGRTVGLNPSLMDVVDVHTPTFNGRDAVDVAREVFSTLSMAVAKLQGADPTPPAVMVDVNRSALVVGGGLAGMTAAMAIADQGYGVCLVESEEELGGMAMHLHTQLDGTDPRKYMEDLVAQVEKHPQIKVFKDSRVVLSRGSAGRFRSAISGDGGIFPLEHGVTILATGGHEAKIYESGFCVHKSVMTHFGLEEKLATGALDVGGLKAVAMIQCWRSRDGGERNYCSRICCPEMLKNVLTMKERNPDLPIYVFYRDIMAQGFLESYYTKARKAGAIFVRYDLDNPPKVAFADGKPVITALDPVLGAQIRVEADILSLSSGVEPNDVEDLVEIFGVELDRNGFFQEADSKWRPVESMKQGVYLCGLAHSPRRMAETVASAKAAAQRAMRILSAGKVARENVVATVRPSLCSLCQACIAACPFGARSVDLENEVIKVDEMLCQGCGACAAVCPNSATVLTSFHDGPMMAVIDAALEQLA, encoded by the coding sequence ATGAGGAAGCAATATGGCGCGCTGGTCGTCGGCGCCGGAATAGGCGGAATCCGCGCCGCCCTCGATCTGGCCGTGATGGGGCACAAGGTGGCCCTGATCGACAAGCGGCCCAGCCACGGCGGCATCCTGACCCAGCTGGACTACCAGTTTCCTTCGGACCACTGCGGCATGTGCCGCATGCTGCCGCTCATGAACCGGGACTCGGCCAGCCAGTTCTGCCTGCGCAAGGGGCTCTTCCACGAGAACATCGACCTGATGCTGAATACGGAGCTGGCTTCCCTCGAAGGGGAGCCGGGCAAGTTTTTTGTCACCCTGAACCGGCGCTCGCCCCTCATCAACCCGAACAAGTGCGTGAGCTGCGGCAAGTGCTCCGAAGTCTGCCCGGTCAAGGTCCCGAGCGAGTTCAACGCCGGGCTGACAAAGCGGTCCGCCGTGTACCTGCCCGTGCCCCACGCCATCCCCAACCACTACGTGCTCGACCTGGACAACTGCATCCGCTGCTGGAAGTGCCACGAGGCCTGCCCCACCGGGGCCATCGATCTCAAGCTCGACGAACGCGCGCGCTTCAACATCCTTGTCGCGGACGCGGACGAACAGACGCGGACCCTGATCCGGGAGAGCCTCGACCACCTGCATTTCCCGGTGCTGGAAGCCGCGGGCGGGCAGGAGGCCCTGGACCTGCTCGAAGGCGGGGCCGGCGTGGGTTATCTGCTCGTGGGTCTGAACCTCGAAGGCGTGGACGCCCAGCGCGTCATGGCCCGCGCCCGGGAACTGCGGCCCGGCCTGCCCGTGGCCGTGCTGGCCGAGGAGGGGCAGGAAGAGCAGGCCGCCGACCTGGTCAGGCGCGGTGCCCGCGACACGCTCGTCAAGCCCCTCAAGGTCAAGACCTTCGTGCCCTGGCTGGACAAGCACTACATGCGCATCGTCTCCGACACGACCGAGGACTTGCAGGTCAGCGCCGTGGTGCTGGCCGGCGGATTCGAGTGCTACCACCCGAACATGGACCCGAACGGCGGGCGCGACGTATGGGGCTACGGTCACCCGGCCGTGCTCACGGCCGTGGAGTTCGAGCGCCTCATGAGCGGCACGGGCCCCACGGGCGGCAAACTCCTGCGCCCCGGCGACGGCAAGCCCGTGCGCTCCATCGCCTGGATCCAGTGCGTCGGGTCGCGCGACGTGAAGAAGAACGCCGACTTCTGTTCCTCCGTGTGCTGCATGTTCTCCATGAAGGAGGCCATGCTGGCCAAGAAGGCCACGGGCGGCGAGGTGGAAGCCACCATTTTCTACATGGACATGCGCACCTTCGGCAAAGGCTGGGACGAATACCGGCAGCGCGCCGCGGACAACGGCGTGCGCTTCGTGCGCAGCAGGCCCCATTCGGTTCTTCCTGCCGCAGACGGCGGGGTGGTTTTGGAATGTTTCCATGAGGACGGCACGCGCAGCAGCGAGCCCTTCGACATGGCGGTGCTGGCCGTTGGGGCCAGGCCCCCGGCGGGCATGGACGCTTTCGCCGCCGCCGCCGGCATCGAGCTCAACGACTGGGGCTTCTGCCAAACCCAGCCCTATGCGCCGGAGCGCACCAGCCGCGTCGGCGTGTTCTCGGCCGGGGCCTTCGGCGAGCCCAAGGACATCTCCGAGGCCGTCATGCAGGCCGGCGCCGCGTCCGAGGCGGCGGCGCGCATCATCAAGATCTACGACGTGCTCGGTCCGGCCCCGCCGGCCCCCGAGCCCGACTACCCGGACGTTTCCCGCGAGCCCGTGCGGACCATGGTCGCCGTGTGCACGTCCTGCCCGACATTGGGCAAGAGCGTGGACCTGCAGGCGCTGACGGACACCGTGGCCCGCGTGCACTCGGTGCGCGACGTGGTGCACGTCAGGCAGGCCTGCACCGAGGAGGGCTGGAAGCAGATCCGCGAGGCGGCCGCCTCGGGCCGGCCCAACCGTATCCTGCTCGGGGCCTGCATGCCCTACGCCTACATCCCGCGCCTGCGCGAGTTGGGGCGCACTGTCGGTCTCAATCCGTCCCTGATGGACGTGGTCGACGTGCACACGCCGACCTTCAACGGCCGCGACGCCGTGGACGTGGCGCGCGAGGTCTTCTCGACCCTGTCCATGGCCGTGGCCAAACTGCAGGGCGCCGACCCCACGCCGCCGGCGGTCATGGTCGACGTGAACCGTTCGGCATTGGTGGTCGGCGGCGGCCTGGCCGGCATGACGGCGGCCATGGCCATCGCCGACCAGGGCTACGGGGTCTGCCTGGTGGAGAGCGAGGAGGAGCTCGGCGGCATGGCCATGCACCTGCACACCCAGCTCGACGGAACGGACCCGCGCAAATACATGGAGGACCTGGTGGCCCAGGTCGAGAAGCACCCGCAGATCAAGGTCTTCAAGGACTCCCGCGTGGTCCTCTCGCGGGGCAGCGCCGGACGCTTCCGTTCGGCCATCAGCGGCGACGGCGGGATCTTCCCCCTGGAGCACGGCGTGACCATCCTGGCCACGGGCGGGCACGAGGCCAAGATCTATGAGAGCGGCTTCTGCGTGCACAAGTCGGTCATGACCCACTTCGGCCTGGAGGAGAAGCTGGCCACCGGCGCCCTGGACGTCGGGGGGCTCAAGGCCGTGGCCATGATCCAGTGCTGGCGCTCCCGCGACGGCGGCGAGCGCAACTACTGCAGCCGCATCTGCTGCCCGGAGATGCTCAAGAACGTCCTGACCATGAAGGAGCGCAACCCGGACCTGCCCATCTACGTCTTCTACCGCGACATCATGGCCCAGGGATTCCTGGAGAGCTACTACACCAAGGCGCGTAAGGCGGGGGCGATCTTCGTGCGCTACGACCTGGACAACCCGCCCAAGGTCGCCTTCGCCGACGGCAAGCCCGTCATCACGGCCCTGGACCCGGTCCTCGGGGCGCAGATCCGCGTCGAGGCGGACATCCTGTCCCTGTCGAGCGGGGTGGAGCCCAACGACGTGGAGGATCTGGTGGAGATCTTCGGCGTGGAGCTGGACCGCAACGGCTTCTTCCAGGAGGCCGACAGCAAGTGGCGGCCCGTGGAATCCATGAAGCAGGGCGTCTACCTCTGCGGCCTGGCCCACTCGCCCCGCCGCATGGCCGAGACCGTGGCCTCGGCCAAGGCCGCGGCCCAGCGGGCCATGCGCATCCTGTCCGCCGGCAAGGTGGCCAGGGAGAACGTGGTGGCCACTGTCCGCCCGTCCCTGTGCTCCCTCTGCCAGGCCTGCATCGCGGCCTGCCCCTTCGGGGCGCGCAGCGTGGACCTGGAGAACGAGGTCATCAAGGTCGACGAGATGCTCTGCCAGGGCTGCGGCGCCTGTGCGGCCGTGTGCCCCAACAGCGCCACGGTTCTGACCAGTTTCCATGACGGACCCATGATGGCGGTCATCGACGCCGCCCTGGAACAACTGGCGTAA
- a CDS encoding 4Fe-4S dicluster domain-containing protein — MNQTKPQAWSPDPASREILDELRGELGACMQCGTCTASCPNGFAMDVTPRQMWRMVQFGMLDRILESRTFWMCSSCYMCTLRCPRGLKLTKAMGALKRLARQRGTWKVRRNSAFYDAFMDNVEKYGRVQETSLMPGYFLKKRDPLLPLHYLPLGVRMMRVGKLHVPDGSQKGRLKALFAKVREMEEES; from the coding sequence ATGAACCAGACGAAACCCCAGGCCTGGAGCCCGGACCCGGCGAGCCGGGAGATCCTCGACGAGCTGCGCGGCGAACTCGGGGCCTGCATGCAGTGCGGAACGTGCACGGCGTCATGCCCCAACGGCTTCGCCATGGACGTCACGCCCCGGCAGATGTGGCGCATGGTGCAGTTCGGGATGCTCGACCGGATCCTGGAGAGCAGGACCTTCTGGATGTGCTCGTCCTGCTACATGTGCACCCTGCGCTGCCCGCGCGGCCTCAAGCTGACCAAGGCCATGGGCGCCCTCAAGCGCCTGGCCAGGCAGCGCGGGACCTGGAAGGTGCGCAGGAACAGCGCCTTCTACGACGCCTTCATGGACAACGTGGAGAAATACGGCCGCGTGCAGGAGACGAGTCTCATGCCCGGCTATTTCCTGAAAAAGCGCGACCCGCTACTCCCCCTGCACTACCTGCCGCTGGGGGTGCGCATGATGCGGGTCGGCAAGCTGCACGTCCCGGACGGCAGCCAGAAGGGACGCCTCAAGGCCCTGTTCGCCAAGGTGCGGGAGATGGAGGAAGAGTCATGA
- a CDS encoding CoB--CoM heterodisulfide reductase iron-sulfur subunit B family protein, producing MKYAYYPGCSLQESAHEFDVSVRAVMDSLGVELVEIPDWTCCGASAAEPVSELMNYALPARNLALAERELAGLDVLAPCSACYLNLLKVNREVVGNKALHGRVNEALEACGLAYGGGVRVRHILDILVNDIGLEAIGGKVGRDLHGMRVAPYYGCQILRPYEVFDDPRKPVTMDNVLTAMGAQLHPWDMGARCCGASLMVTHPEVAMHSVESILAAAEGADAIATVCPLCQMNLEAYQHDAAAGGHHVPVLYLTQLMALAFGLEEPAVLLDTNMSLNGSTRAGIRSRAWRHEPSGEPEETRTEGT from the coding sequence ATGAAGTACGCCTACTACCCCGGCTGCTCCCTGCAGGAGAGCGCCCACGAGTTCGACGTCTCCGTGCGGGCCGTGATGGACAGTCTCGGGGTCGAACTCGTCGAAATCCCGGACTGGACCTGCTGCGGGGCCAGCGCCGCCGAGCCGGTCAGCGAACTCATGAACTACGCCCTGCCGGCCCGCAATCTGGCCCTGGCCGAAAGGGAACTGGCGGGCCTGGACGTGCTGGCCCCGTGCAGCGCCTGCTATCTCAACCTGCTCAAGGTCAACCGCGAGGTCGTCGGCAACAAGGCCCTGCACGGCCGGGTCAACGAGGCCCTGGAGGCCTGCGGCCTGGCATACGGGGGCGGGGTCCGCGTGCGGCACATCCTCGACATCCTGGTCAACGACATCGGCCTGGAGGCCATCGGCGGCAAGGTCGGGCGCGACCTGCACGGCATGCGCGTGGCCCCGTACTATGGGTGTCAGATCCTGCGGCCGTACGAGGTCTTCGACGACCCGCGCAAACCCGTGACCATGGACAACGTGCTGACGGCCATGGGGGCGCAGCTCCATCCTTGGGACATGGGGGCGCGCTGCTGCGGGGCGTCGCTCATGGTCACGCATCCCGAGGTGGCCATGCATTCGGTGGAGTCCATTCTGGCCGCGGCCGAAGGGGCGGACGCCATCGCCACGGTCTGCCCCCTGTGCCAGATGAATCTCGAAGCCTATCAGCACGATGCGGCGGCGGGAGGGCACCACGTGCCTGTCCTCTACCTGACCCAGCTCATGGCCCTGGCCTTCGGCCTGGAGGAGCCGGCCGTGCTGCTGGACACGAACATGAGCCTGAACGGGAGCACGCGCGCCGGCATCAGGTCCCGGGCCTGGCGGCACGAGCCGTCGGGCGAGCCGGAGGAAACGCGAACTGAAGGAACCTGA